Proteins encoded in a region of the Mercenaria mercenaria strain notata chromosome 1, MADL_Memer_1, whole genome shotgun sequence genome:
- the LOC123544911 gene encoding uncharacterized protein LOC123544911, which translates to MTTDMLKFLTKKLKSQSLSEGQIEYDPEDGDDEERDSGTESDENFDDDNPYGSDTSLNDLTNKNKENTTDDSSGDKSGTKTHEISEHNFDTVSCTSDYERQSLDFDRHSSEDELVTINKENVAEKRKWSQVHCSGCCDSSSDDEVKEFLLNPQPVLLSSTPPKGVQRVKVYTRFPSQRQVLARMAPITVTSVSPRKRHRHATSENVYETESGALTQRPCLDFEKMQQVQTLV; encoded by the exons ATGACGACAGATATGCTGAAATTTTTGACAAAGAAGTTGAAATCCCAAAGTTTGAGCGAGGGCCAAATAGAATACGACCCTGAG GATGGTGATGATGAGGAGAGGGATTCAGGGACAGAGTCTGATGAAAATTTTGATGATGATAACCCTT ACGGATCCGACACAAGCCTAAATGATCTTACAAATAAGAACAAAGAAAACACTACAGATGACAGTTCTGGTGACAAATCTGGCACAAAAACGCACGAAATTAGCGaacacaattttgatacagttagttGTACATCGGATTATGAAAGACAAAGTCTCGACTTTGATAGACATAGTTCAGAAGATGAATTAGTGACTATTAACAAAGAAAATGTAGCGGAGAAGCGTAAGTGGTCGCAGGTGCACTGTTCCGGTTGTTGTGATAGTTCTTCAGATGATGAAGTGAAAGAATTCCTCCTTAATCCTCAGCCGGTATTGCTGAGTTCAACCCCACCGAAAGGTGTTCAACGTGTGAAAGTTTATACTCGTTTTCCTTCTCAGAGACAGGTTCTTGCTCGAATGGCACCAATTACGGTGACATCAGTGTCACCAAGGAAACGACACAGACATGCTACCTCAGAGAATGTTTATGAAACGGAATCAGGTGCGCTAACTCAAAGACCGTGTTTGGACTTTGAGAAGATGCAGCAGGTACAAACTTTAGTCTGA